The nucleotide sequence CGTTAAACTGCGCATTACCAGGCCACTCCAGTGCCTTGACCCAGGCCTTGTTGCCCAGCCAGTTACACGCATAGTCCATGTCACCGGCATAGATCAGCACACGGATCCCGGCGGCCAGTAATGGAGGAATCGTCCAGTTAAAGTTGCGCATGTAGTCCTTCTCGAAGAGTTCGGTGACTCCGCTGTTGCACGTGGTCCACTGCGCCTCAGCGCTAACGCCCAGCGACGCCTGTACGGCCCGGCTCTGGTAAAAATTGATGGTGTGCTCCATCGGGTAGCAGAGGTCACCGAGGCACGGCTTGCGAATGTCGTAGCGGTTACGGCTGGTCTCGAAGTAGCCCCACGTGTACTCACTACAGAGCGCGGCGGCCACGCTGCACGACACATTTGTGTCGTCAGGCCATGAGTTGCACTCCTTCGTCTTCTCTAAGCAgcccggcagcagcgagagcatCTCCTCGTACGCCTGCTCGGTAATGCAGGGTGCACCCAGACTCTCCTTGCACCAGTGGTAAGCGGTTTCGGCGTAGAAGGGGAGCTGTGTGTACGGGTCCGTGAGGCCGTTGCCGACGCCGATGCCCTTAAGATTGATGTGCGGGCCATCACCGTGCAGGTTGCCCATGAGGACACGGTAGGCCACTGAAGGAACATAGTGCCCACCATAGCTCTCACCAATGATATAGAGGTCGTTCGCACCGGTAATCGCCGGTGACGTGAAGCGGCTCGCGAATCCCTGCAGGAAGTTGTACATGTCCTCCGCAACCTCACTCTCATTGTGCGCCCAGTTGGCCTTATCGCCATACGAGTAGCCCACACCG is from Leishmania braziliensis MHOM/BR/75/M2904 complete genome, chromosome 18 and encodes:
- a CDS encoding putative serine carboxypeptidase (CBP1): MTASHSKTALLVALLVATVPVTCLGTVDASAPHHGYAECDGSVMQSSGYIQIPGINNTLKHYFFWLFSPRRWPSSGHPPPVILWMTGGPGCSSSMALLTELGPCMMNETSGELYYNTYGWNDEAYLLFVDQPTGVGYSYGDKANWAHNESEVAEDMYNFLQGFASRFTSPAITGANDLYIIGESYGGHYVPSVAYRVLMGNLHGDGPHINLKGIGVGNGLTDPYTQLPFYAETAYHWCKESLGAPCITEQAYEEMLSLLPGCLEKTKECNSWPDDTNVSCSVAAALCSEYTWGYFETSRNRYDIRKPCLGDLCYPMEHTINFYQSRAVQASLGVSAEAQWTTCNSGVTELFEKDYMRNFNWTIPPLLAAGIRVLIYAGDMDYACNWLGNKAWVKALEWPGNAQFNAAPDVEFAVNGRWAGQERKYANFSFVRVYEAGHLLPMDQPEVALYMVNRFLNDKSLL